TGGGGCATGCCCTTGGGATTGCATGCTTCAATATTAAAACTAAGCATATTGAGTCCCTCTAAATCAGATTCTAGATTTTTAGGTTCGCCATGTATTTCAAATAAGCATTTTCCACCACGCGAGGAATGGGTGGAATTCAATACATTACCCTCCGCTTCTATGGTGTTCATGGGGAATAATCCGTTATCTATGAGATATCTGCGGTAAAATGGTATATCATACTCCCTGATATTTTCAACGGATTTCAATTTCAGTATTTTATCTTTTAACTTGTAGATATCCTGGGGATGATTAAGGGTTACCTTAAGGAAATCTTTCAATAGCCCATTATCTCTTTTTTGGAGTTTTTCTACTTTAAGAAGCTTCAATTCACTTAAATCATTTATACAGTTGTCCATATCATGCGGTTGAACATATATGTATGGTCTGAAACTTTTATCCAGGGCTATTATTGATCCTTCATTTTCTCCAATGAATCTGCCAAATAATCTTATCACTGCAACATGGTTCTTGGTGATGTAATCAATGTCTAAGAGTACGAATTGTCTAGTCTCCATATAAGATTTAATTTATTATGCGTGGGTTATATACTTTTTAAATCATTATTACTTCTCATATGCTCTCTACCTCAATTTCCATGACCTTTGGATGATATAGTAATTAACCCGGTAGGGGAGGTGAAAATAGATATGAGAATGAGTGAAGGGGAACCCCAAGGGAGAATTGCAGAACTATATAATCCTGAAATGTTCCAAGAACGTGAAGAAGTCATTTTATTTACCAGAGATGAATTCAATCGCACTTACACATCTATGAGGGAACAGATCGACTATATTAATAAACCTGATCTGCATCTGTGTAGAAGTGAAGAATGGAAGTTAATAGGATACTGGCCAAAAATTCTGGGTAGAGTACATATCCTGGATATGAACATGGATGCAATATTGAAAAAAGAACCATTACAATGCTATCTTGATGCATGCCTATACAATGCAGTTGGAAGTTTAGAGAAGAATGTTGCAGTATCTAAAAGGAAGGTACCAGCACAATCACAACTTCCAATTTAACTCTGCTAATTTTAATGGACTGATATAATATGCGTTACAGCTACGGCATCATGGACAGAAGAAAGATATTGTTGTACGAGCCACAAATATTTCTAAGTGGGGATGACATTCTAGTCTTCCCCACCAGAGACTTCCATAAATGGCAGGGTGATATAAAGGAATATATAGATGGTTTATACCAGATCAACTCCACAAATATGAAGAAAACCAAATCCTTCAACATAGCAGAGTTTAACCTGGCAGTGGGTGTGCTTAACAACATTACAGAAGAACTTGAACACCTTTTTGACCCGAATAGGGTAACTGATTATTCCTATCATTACATATCAACTTTGGATGAAAAGTACAAGAAACAGATAGGAAATAGTTACACCAGTGATATGCGGAGATGCGACATCAAAATACTTGTCAAACCCAAAATAACACCCAGACTGAAATACCATAACATGATGGAAATAGTAAACCAGGTAGCAATAGATTTTGCAGATGCCAGTGGCCAGAAATCTAAGAAAACTGTGACCCCTCAAAGTTTTAGAATGTTATAATAATTTCAATAAATATAAATTAATTAGAATAATTTCCAATTATATTAAGATATCGTTTGTAGATATGTGGTTTTAGCAGTGTTCTAAAAGAAAATAGGGTGTTAAACTAATGATAAATAGTTCTGAAGAGAAAAGAAATTTGGATCTAAAAAGAAGGGGACAGATTTCACCGGAAGATCTTAAAGCATATGCTGAATTTTCAACAGAACATTTAATCAAAATGTTAGATGATAGTAATCCTCAAAAAAGAACAATTGATGCGACTATTTTAGGAAATAAAAGGGACAGTAAGAGCATTAGAAATCTATGCGCTTCTTTGAAGAAAGAAAATGCACTCTATCCACGAATTGCCATGTCTGAAGCGTTAGGAAAAATGGGTGAAGCATCAGTTCCACCATTAATCAAATTATTGGGTCAAATTGGGAAGAATCAAGAAGTTGAATTACCAAAAAAATATTTTAACAAGAGAAGTTTCCCATTAGCACGTGATATGGCCGCAAGAACCATTATAAAAATTGGAAAACCAGCTACACCTTATCTAATCAAAGTAATGGAAGAACAAGATGATTTTATCATGCAACAGGCAATTGATGCTATAGGGGGAATAGCAGCTAAGACAGATGATAAAAGTGCATTGTCTGTTATGATTGATGGCCTTGAAATACATTCAGATAATAAAATTAGTTTATGGAAAATAATAAGAGCTTTAAGTGGATTTAAACATAATGAAGAAGCATTAACCCCATTGGTAAGTATATTAAAAAGTAATTATGATGCTGCAATTATATGGGAGTCAGCAAGAACCCTAGGTCAAATTAATATTAGTAGACCAGATGTTATAACTGCACTTCATGAATTAGAACAAACTGATAATCCTGAAATTAAAAAAGCATCGAAAAATGCCTTAATTAATTTATAACCGCTATGATTTGATGAGGATTAATGATGTTGAATTAGCACTATTGTGGCCCCATTTGGATCTTCTAAGAATGCAAGGGTTCCAATTGTTATTGGCATGGGTTCTTTGGTGATTTTGGCACCTTTGGATTTGAGTTCTTTTACCGTGGTGTTTATGTCTTCAACTTCCATTCCCACTGAAAATAGGCCAGTTTCATTTTCTGTATTTTTTATGAGTTCTATCATAGCATCTCCTTCCCCTTTCAATAGTGTGATTGTTAATCCGGGGTAAGGGTTGTGTTGGCTATCTATTTTAAGTCCCATAACATCTGTGTAAAATTTAGTTGACTCAGCCATATCCTCAACTATGATGGTAGCGTATTTAACTTTCATATTTGTCACCTGTATGAATAATTGTTGTAATTAATAATTTAATTTTTCCCATTTGGTAATTTTTTTTCATTATCAAAATTAGTTTATACCTTAAATCCTTATATCCAATAATAAGAAACTTTTCTATATTCAAAGCTGATTTGATAGAAAGAGGTGTTATATAATGGTTGAAGTGAAAATATTGGAGTTTGGGTATTCCTTGGAATCTAATATGGCCATAATGAAATTTTTTATCAAAGGATTGGATAAGAAAACCAAAGAGCAAATGTTAAGTATGCTTGAGAACATTCCTTTAGGCGAATTAAAACGTTTTGAAGTAACATCAGATACAGATAATGGTATAATACTTCTTGAAAGATTCAGTGAAGAAGAATATCCATTCCAACTTAACATTCCATCCGAAGATGAGGTTGTATCGGTGGAGAATATGGTTAAAAAATTCATGTCAAAGGGTGGGTAAATTAGTTTATAGACAGTATTATTTCTTTATTTTTCCCCATAAATTGAATTTATTTACTAGTATAATGCAATGTAAGTGTATAAACTATCAATAAAATCAAGAAGTATATTTTATGATTATTCGTATGGAAAAAACAGATTATCATTCTGCAATCAGGGAAGTGAATCTCAAGGCATTCCCTAGTGATGTTGAAGCAACTCTCGTTGAAAGAATCAGAAATTCTATGGATGTTATTTCAATAGTTGCAATTGTTGAGGGTAAAGTGGTTGGCCATATACTTTTCAGCCCCTTAACCATTGAAAATGATAAGGAATCATTTCCCGCACTTATACTTGCACCCATTGCTGTTCTACCTGAATATCAAAATCAGGGTATAGGATCTAAACTTGTTGAAAAAGGGATTGTTGAATGCAGAAATCAAGGACATTCAATTATAATACTAGTCGGGCATCCTGAATTCTATCCTCGTTTTGGATTTAAACCAGCAGAACAAAATGGCATCCAACACCCATTTGAAGTTCCTGAAGATGTCTTCATGGTATATGATCTAATACCAGATGCTCTTTGTAGAGTAAATGGTGTACTTAAATATTCTATGGCTTTTGATGATCTACTGTAGACCAAAATATACTTGCTGATATGTTACAAGTGTTGTTAAATTTTACTGGAAAACCTAATCTTATTAACTGAAATCAGTAATATTATTCTATTCTAACACCCCGAGATAGATTAATTTTAATTAAAATGATTCACAGATTAGAGTATTATTATATAATACGTTTATTGGAATAAAAAATTATGAAAGACTTTTCATCGTACCTCCCAATTACCAAATGGGCCAGATCTTACAATAGAGACTGGTTGCGGCCAGATATTATTGCAGGAATTACATTAGGTGCTTTTACAATCCCTGAGGTCATAGCCTTTGTTTCTCTGGCAAATTTACCACCTGAAGTGGGTCTTTATTCTGCACTGATTGCACT
This sequence is a window from Methanobacterium sp. SMA-27. Protein-coding genes within it:
- a CDS encoding GNAT family N-acetyltransferase, which gives rise to MIIRMEKTDYHSAIREVNLKAFPSDVEATLVERIRNSMDVISIVAIVEGKVVGHILFSPLTIENDKESFPALILAPIAVLPEYQNQGIGSKLVEKGIVECRNQGHSIIILVGHPEFYPRFGFKPAEQNGIQHPFEVPEDVFMVYDLIPDALCRVNGVLKYSMAFDDLL
- a CDS encoding HEAT repeat domain-containing protein encodes the protein MINSSEEKRNLDLKRRGQISPEDLKAYAEFSTEHLIKMLDDSNPQKRTIDATILGNKRDSKSIRNLCASLKKENALYPRIAMSEALGKMGEASVPPLIKLLGQIGKNQEVELPKKYFNKRSFPLARDMAARTIIKIGKPATPYLIKVMEEQDDFIMQQAIDAIGGIAAKTDDKSALSVMIDGLEIHSDNKISLWKIIRALSGFKHNEEALTPLVSILKSNYDAAIIWESARTLGQINISRPDVITALHELEQTDNPEIKKASKNALINL
- a CDS encoding VOC family protein encodes the protein MKVKYATIIVEDMAESTKFYTDVMGLKIDSQHNPYPGLTITLLKGEGDAMIELIKNTENETGLFSVGMEVEDINTTVKELKSKGAKITKEPMPITIGTLAFLEDPNGATIVLIQHH